Proteins co-encoded in one Gossypium arboreum isolate Shixiya-1 chromosome 11, ASM2569848v2, whole genome shotgun sequence genomic window:
- the LOC108471714 gene encoding probable LRR receptor-like serine/threonine-protein kinase RKF3, with protein sequence MPAFHFILLALSLCFSSPISSVTGDHEIPHRNLADSICPLDFTVVRKFIFDSPRRPSFLDVPRKCQTLLQGIRLVRSNYLRVTGNFSLPPISSEVCLDVYQKLVNELVPWLDIRSTCAFDATLLSKSCNNISTRFQFEGLISKPELQEVNHLCNRSLDYDSSCTPCQGALYSIYQSYFIENASYCSGYPFIYAGALANREGPADSGTAKCLFSLDYTSTNANNWKKKAILCATPIGAAIGLIITVMVIWFSWRRKQKWKRRHNSVTLNETDAGFGIETISGDSSSVMFTFEEIKKATKNFSRENIVGKGGYGNVYKGILEDGSEVALKRFKNCSAAGDATFAHEVEVIASINHVNLVPFRGYCTATVPVEGHQRIIVCDLMQNGSLYDHLFGSEVTKLSWPIRQKIAIGVARGLAYLHYGAQPAIIHRDVKASNILLDDTFEPKLADFGLAKFTPDDFSHMSTRVAGTLGYVAPEYALYGQLTERSDVYGFGVVLLELLSSKQAVISINDHHTLLLTDWAWSLVEEGRVFDVIDENVLELGPPEVMEKYVLLAILSCHSQLYARPTMNQIVRILETDIPVHSIPKLPFQQKSANFSSSRSMSSACADDKHPCNCNE encoded by the coding sequence ATGCCAGCCTTTCACTTCATTCTTCTCGCTCTCAGCTTATGTTTTTCTTCTCCTATCTCTTCAGTTACCGGTGATCATGAAATCCCACACAGAAACCTGGCAGATTCCATTTGTCCATTGGATTTCACTGTTGTCAGGAAATTCATTTTTGATAGTCCTAGGAGACCTTCATTTCTAGATGTTCCAAGAAAGTGTCAAACCCTCCTTCAAGGTATTCGTTTGGTTCGGTCCAACTATCTTCGAGTCACCGGAAACTTTTCCCTTCCTCCCATTTCCTCGGAGGTTTGTTTGGATGTGTATCAGAAGTTAGTCAATGAATTAGTACCCTGGTTGGATATTCGTTCCACTTGTGCCTTCGATGCCACTTTGCTATCAAAAAGTTGCAACAACATATCAACTCGATTCCAATTCGAAGGTCTTATTTCGAAACCGGAGTTGCAGGAAGTTAATCATCTTTGCAACCGCTCTTTAGATTATGATTCTTCATGCACACCATGCCAGGGTGCCTTATATAGCATTTATCAATCATACTTCATCGAGAATGCATCATATTGTTCAGGGTACCCCTTCATATACGCCGGGGCATTGGCTAATCGCGAGGGGCCGGCTGATTCGGGCACTGCAAAGTGCTTGTTCTCCCTTGATTACACTTCAACTAATGCAAACAACTGGAAGAAGAAAGCTATTCTTTGTGCCACCCCTATAGGCGCTGCTATTGGCTTGATCATCACAGTTATGGTGATCTGGTTTAGTTGGAGAAGAAAACAGAAATGGAAGAGAAGACATAATAGTGTCACCCTGAACGAGACAGATGCGGGTTTTGGAATAGAAACGATAAGTGGAGATAGCAGTTCGGTCATGTTCACATTTGAAGAAATCAAAAAGGCTACAAAGAATTTCTCAAGGGAGAATATTGTAGGGAAAGGAGGATATGGGAATGTTTATAAAGGTATATTAGAAGATGGATCCGAAGTTGCATTGAAAAGGTTCAAAAACTGCTCTGCTGCCGGGGATGCAACTTTTGCACATGAAGTGGAGGTTATTGCAAGTATTAATCATGTCAATCTTGTTCCTTTCAGAGGCTATTGCACTGCCACGGTTCCTGTGGAAGGTCACCAGAGAATAATCGTGTGCGATTTGATGCAAAACGGAAGCTTATACGACCATCTTTTTGGATCAGAAGTTACCAAGCTTAGTTGGCCTATTCGTCAGAAAATTGCCATTGGAGTGGCACGGGGACTGGCATACCTCCATTATGGTGCACAGCCTGCTATCATACATAGAGATGTTAAGGCTAGTAACATACTTCTAGATGATACGTTTGAGCCAAAACTGGCAGATTTTGGCCTTGCAAAGTTCACTCCAGATGACTTCTCTCATATGAGCACCAGGGTAGCTGGAACTCTAGGGTACGTAGCCCCGGAGTACGCTTTATACGGGCAACTAACAGAGAGAAGTGATGTTTACGGCTTCGGGGTTGTCCTGCTTGAGCTTTTAAGCAGTAAGCAAGCAGTTATTTCCATTAATGATCATCACACATTGCTTTTGACTGACTGGGCTTGGTCATTGGTCGAAGAAGGCAGAGTATTCGATGTTATCGACGAAAATGTGCTGGAATTAGGCCCTCCAGAAGTAATGGAGAAATATGTTTTGTTAGCAATTCTTTCTTGTCATTCACAGTTATACGCTAGGCCAACAATGAACCAGATTGTGAGAATATTGGAAACCGATATTCCAGTTCACTCAATTCCGAAACTTCCTTTCCAACAGAAATCAGCCAACTTCAGTTCGTCGCGCAGCATGTCAAGCGCCTGCGCTGATGATAAACATCCATGTAACTGTAACGAGTAA